The following proteins are co-located in the Streptomyces sp. DT2A-34 genome:
- a CDS encoding ATP-dependent Clp protease ATP-binding subunit gives MTSGFNGGPEDYDPFGEFLARFFGGPRPGPRQIDIGRLLSQPARELVRGAAQYAAEHGSRDLDTQHLLRAALSAEPTRSLLSRAGADPDSLATEIDERSGPAQHPPGEAPPPTSLSLTPAAKRALLDAHDLARARGAGYIGPEHVLSALAANPDSAAGHILNAARFAPSAGPSESSDASDSRPRIDQRPRVDTGTPTLDKYGRDLTDLARRGRIDPVIGRDEEIEQTIEVLSRRGKNNPVLIGDAGVGKTAIVEGLAQRIADGDVPDVLGGRRVIALDLTGVVAGTRYRGDFEERLNNIVGEIRSHSDQLIVFIDELHTVVGAGGGGEGGSMDAGNILKPALARGELHVVGATTLEEYRRIEKDAALSRRFQPILVPEPTTADAIEILRGLRDRYEAHHQVRYTDEALVAAVELSDRYLTDRRLPDKAIDLIDQAGARVRLRARTKGTDVRAMEREVEQLYRDKDQAVADEQYEQATQLRDRIVELKQRMADASVDEEVDEGQHLEVTTEAIAEVVSRQTGIPVSSLTEEEKDRLLGLEEHLHERVIGQDEAVRVVSDAVLRSRAGLASPDRPIGSFLFLGPTGVGKTELARALAEALFGSEERMVRLDMSEYQERHTVSRLIGAPPGYVGHEEAGQLTEVVRRHPYSLLLLDEVEKAHPDVFNILLQVLDDGRLTDSQGRTVDFTNTVIVMTSNLGSEAISRGGTGIGFGAGDEEADEEARRERILRPLREHFRPEFLNRIDEIVVFRRLTHDQLERITNLLLDQTRRLLRAQGVSVEFTGTAVDWLSERGYQPEYGARPLRRTIQKEVDNQLSRLLLDGRIGEGGRVTVDVQDGRLAFRTEELPPAPEL, from the coding sequence ATGACCAGCGGCTTCAATGGTGGTCCGGAAGACTACGACCCCTTCGGGGAATTCCTCGCCCGCTTCTTCGGCGGACCGCGCCCCGGCCCCCGGCAGATCGACATCGGCCGCCTGCTCAGTCAGCCGGCCCGGGAGCTGGTGCGGGGCGCCGCCCAGTACGCCGCCGAGCACGGCAGCCGCGACCTGGACACCCAGCACCTGCTGCGCGCCGCGCTGTCCGCCGAGCCGACCCGGAGTCTGCTCAGCCGGGCCGGCGCGGACCCGGACTCGCTGGCGACGGAGATCGACGAGCGGTCGGGCCCGGCCCAGCACCCGCCGGGCGAGGCCCCGCCGCCGACGTCGCTCTCCCTCACGCCGGCCGCCAAACGCGCCCTGCTGGACGCGCACGACCTGGCCCGGGCGCGCGGCGCCGGTTACATCGGCCCGGAGCACGTGCTCAGCGCCCTCGCCGCGAACCCCGACTCCGCGGCGGGGCACATACTCAACGCGGCCCGGTTCGCCCCCTCCGCCGGACCGTCCGAATCCTCCGACGCCTCCGATTCCCGGCCCCGCATCGATCAGCGGCCACGCGTCGACACCGGCACGCCCACGCTCGACAAGTACGGCCGCGACCTCACCGACCTCGCCCGCCGGGGCCGTATCGACCCGGTGATCGGCCGGGACGAGGAGATCGAGCAGACCATCGAGGTGCTCTCCCGGCGCGGCAAGAACAACCCGGTGCTGATCGGCGACGCGGGCGTCGGCAAGACCGCGATCGTGGAGGGCCTGGCCCAGCGGATCGCGGACGGCGACGTGCCCGACGTGCTCGGCGGCCGCCGGGTGATCGCGCTGGATCTGACGGGCGTGGTCGCGGGCACCCGCTACCGGGGCGACTTCGAGGAGCGGCTCAACAACATCGTGGGCGAGATCCGTTCGCACTCCGACCAACTGATCGTCTTCATCGACGAGTTGCACACGGTCGTGGGCGCCGGAGGCGGCGGCGAGGGCGGGTCCATGGACGCCGGGAACATCCTCAAGCCCGCCCTGGCCCGCGGCGAGCTGCACGTCGTCGGCGCGACCACCCTGGAGGAGTACCGCAGGATCGAGAAGGACGCGGCGCTCTCCCGCCGCTTCCAGCCGATCCTCGTCCCCGAGCCGACCACCGCCGACGCGATCGAGATCCTGCGCGGCCTGCGCGACCGCTACGAGGCCCACCACCAGGTCCGCTACACCGACGAGGCGCTCGTCGCCGCCGTCGAACTGTCGGACCGCTATCTCACCGACCGCCGCCTGCCGGACAAGGCGATCGACCTGATCGACCAGGCCGGCGCCCGGGTACGGCTGCGCGCGCGGACGAAGGGCACGGATGTACGGGCCATGGAGCGCGAGGTCGAGCAGCTGTACCGGGACAAGGACCAGGCGGTCGCCGACGAGCAGTACGAACAGGCGACCCAACTGCGCGACCGTATCGTCGAGTTGAAGCAGCGCATGGCGGACGCGTCCGTCGACGAGGAGGTCGACGAGGGCCAGCACCTGGAGGTCACCACCGAGGCGATCGCGGAGGTCGTGTCGCGGCAGACCGGCATCCCGGTGAGCAGCCTCACCGAGGAGGAGAAGGACCGGCTGCTCGGCCTGGAGGAGCACCTGCACGAGCGGGTGATCGGCCAGGACGAGGCGGTGCGCGTCGTCTCCGACGCGGTGCTGCGCTCGCGGGCCGGACTCGCCAGCCCCGACCGGCCGATCGGCAGCTTCCTCTTCCTCGGCCCGACCGGTGTCGGCAAGACCGAACTGGCCCGGGCGCTCGCCGAGGCGCTGTTCGGCAGCGAGGAGCGCATGGTCCGCCTGGACATGAGCGAGTACCAGGAACGGCACACCGTCAGCCGTCTGATCGGCGCCCCGCCCGGCTATGTGGGCCACGAGGAGGCCGGCCAGCTCACCGAGGTGGTGCGCCGGCATCCGTACTCGCTGCTCCTGCTCGACGAGGTCGAGAAGGCCCACCCGGACGTCTTCAACATCCTGCTCCAGGTCCTGGACGACGGCCGGCTGACCGACTCCCAGGGCCGGACTGTCGACTTCACCAACACGGTCATCGTGATGACCAGCAACCTCGGCTCCGAGGCGATCAGCCGGGGCGGCACCGGGATCGGGTTCGGCGCGGGTGACGAGGAGGCCGACGAGGAGGCGCGGCGCGAGCGGATCCTGCGGCCGTTGCGCGAGCACTTCCGGCCCGAGTTCCTCAACCGCATCGACGAGATCGTCGTCTTCCGCCGGCTGACCCACGACCAGTTGGAGCGGATCACCAACCTGCTGCTGGACCAGACCCGTCGGCTGCTCCGGGCGCAGGGCGTCTCGGTCGAGTTCACCGGCACGGCCGTCGACTGGCTCTCCGAGCGCGGCTACCAGCCCGAGTACGGTGCCCGTCCGCTGCGTCGCACCATCCAGAAGGAGGTCGACAACCAGCTCTCCCGGCTGCTCCTGGACGGCCGGATCGGCGAGGGCGGCCGGGTGACGGTGGACGTGCAGGACGGGCGGCTCGCCTTCCGTACGGAAGAGCTGCCGCCCGCCCCCGAGTTGTGA
- the ggt gene encoding gamma-glutamyltransferase — protein MRRPVARKLSVLAVSAAVVSVGAAAPPAAQSTAVQKVPVAVGYGGAVSSVDADASAAGIEVLRKGGNAVDAAVATAAALGVTEPYSAGIGGGGYFVYYDAKSRTVQTIDGRETAPLSADSDLFVENGAAIPFAEVVSSGLSVGTPGTPATWQKALDKWGSRGLGTLLKPAERLARDGFTVDDTFRAQTAANETRFRYFPDTAKLFLPGGELPVVGSSFKNPDLARTYAELARNGAGALYRGDLAEDIVDTVNHPPVDPGSGWKARPGDLSAKDLAAYRVKSQAPTKTSYRGLGVYSMAPSSSGGTTVGEALNILENTDLSKASEVQYLHRYIEASRIAFADRGRWVGDPAFEDVPTKELLSQRYADSRACLIKDDAVLTSPVAPGDPRDPASCDASGTAAPTTYEGDSTTHLTVADKWGNVVSYTLTIEQTGGSGITVPGRGFLLNNELTDFSFTPASPDVHDPNLPGPGKRPRSSMSPTIVLDQHNKPVVALGSPGGATIITTVLQTLTGFLDRGLPLVDAIAAPRASQRNQTTTELEPGLWNSPLKAQLEAIGHGFRQNAEIGAATGVQRLPNGQWLAAAEKVRRGGGSAMVVWPAS, from the coding sequence ATGCGTCGCCCTGTCGCGCGGAAACTGTCGGTCCTGGCGGTCTCGGCCGCCGTGGTGTCGGTCGGGGCCGCAGCGCCACCCGCCGCCCAGAGCACGGCAGTCCAGAAGGTTCCGGTCGCCGTCGGCTACGGCGGCGCGGTGTCGAGCGTCGACGCGGACGCCTCCGCGGCCGGCATCGAGGTCCTGAGGAAGGGCGGCAACGCCGTCGACGCGGCCGTGGCCACGGCCGCCGCGCTCGGCGTGACCGAGCCCTACTCCGCCGGCATCGGCGGAGGCGGCTACTTCGTCTACTACGACGCCAAGTCCCGTACGGTGCAGACCATCGACGGCCGCGAGACCGCGCCGCTGTCCGCCGACTCCGACCTGTTCGTGGAGAACGGCGCGGCGATCCCGTTCGCCGAGGTCGTCAGCAGCGGACTGAGCGTCGGCACTCCGGGCACGCCCGCCACCTGGCAGAAGGCGCTGGACAAGTGGGGGAGCAGGGGGCTCGGCACCCTGCTGAAGCCCGCCGAGCGGCTCGCCCGGGACGGCTTCACCGTCGACGACACCTTCCGCGCGCAGACCGCCGCCAACGAGACCCGGTTCCGCTACTTCCCGGACACGGCGAAGCTGTTCCTGCCAGGCGGGGAGCTTCCGGTCGTCGGCTCCTCCTTCAAGAACCCCGATCTCGCCCGCACCTACGCGGAGTTGGCGAGGAACGGCGCCGGCGCGCTCTACCGGGGCGACCTCGCCGAGGACATCGTCGACACGGTCAACCACCCGCCCGTGGACCCGGGTTCCGGCTGGAAGGCCCGCCCCGGCGACCTGTCCGCCAAGGACCTGGCCGCCTACCGCGTCAAGTCCCAGGCGCCCACGAAGACTTCGTACCGCGGTCTCGGCGTCTACTCCATGGCGCCCTCCTCCTCCGGCGGCACCACGGTCGGCGAGGCCCTCAACATCCTGGAGAACACGGACCTGTCCAAGGCGAGCGAGGTCCAGTACCTGCACCGCTACATCGAGGCCAGCCGCATCGCCTTCGCCGACCGCGGGCGCTGGGTCGGCGACCCGGCCTTCGAGGACGTACCGACGAAGGAACTGCTGTCGCAGCGGTACGCCGACTCGCGGGCGTGCCTGATCAAGGACGACGCGGTGCTGACCAGCCCGGTCGCGCCGGGCGACCCGCGCGACCCGGCGTCCTGCGACGCGAGTGGCACGGCGGCGCCGACCACGTACGAGGGCGACAGCACCACCCACCTCACGGTGGCCGACAAGTGGGGCAACGTCGTCTCGTACACGCTGACCATCGAGCAGACCGGCGGCAGCGGCATCACGGTGCCGGGCCGGGGCTTCCTCCTCAACAACGAGCTGACGGACTTCTCCTTCACCCCGGCCAGTCCCGACGTCCATGACCCGAACCTGCCGGGCCCGGGCAAGCGACCGCGCTCCTCGATGTCCCCGACGATCGTCCTCGACCAGCACAACAAGCCGGTCGTGGCGCTCGGTTCGCCCGGTGGCGCGACCATCATCACGACCGTGCTGCAGACGCTGACCGGGTTCCTCGACCGCGGGCTGCCGCTCGTCGACGCGATCGCCGCGCCGCGCGCCAGCCAGCGCAACCAGACCACCACCGAGCTCGAACCGGGCCTGTGGAACAGCCCGTTGAAGGCCCAGCTGGAAGCGATCGGGCACGGCTTCCGGCAGAACGCCGAGATCGGCGCGGCGACCGGTGTACAGCGGTTGCCGAACGGGCAGTGGCTGGCCGCCGCCGAGAAGGTGCGGCGGGGCGGCGGCTCGGCGATGGTGGTGTGGCCCGCGTCGTAG